The Microcystis aeruginosa NIES-843 sequence TAAGTCAGAAACAGACTTAACTAAAACAGATTGCTCGTTTTCTACTTTCTCTAATCTTTTATCGATGCCCTCAACCTTAAAGCCTAAGGCTTTAATCTCCCCTTTTAACTCCGATTGTCCTATTTCTACTTTGGTTAATCGTTCATCGATTTTGTCGAATTTTTGATTAACATCTTTTTGTAGAGAGTCTATTTTCCCCTCGATCCTTGTTAGAACAGCTTCTAGGGAATAAGTCACGGTTTCGTTAGACATGGGCTAAACTCCTATATTTTGCTATGTTGCGGTCTCGCGTAGCGAGCGCGTTGCGACCGCCTAATCTTCTTTGGGCGCGATTGCTCCAGTGGGGACTAATTCTGATAATTCTCCAGGCTGTACTCGTTAGCGATCGCATTAAAATAATGACACAATCAATTAAAAGTATAATAATACTAAATCCGTTGAGTAACGCACAGAAAACGGGTTTCTCGGAGAAACCCGTTTTCTACTCATGCAAAAGGCAAAAGGGAGAATAAATAATCATTCTTTAATAACCGGATCTAATATTAGTAAAAATTATCAATTGAATGTTAAGAAGTGCGGAAAGTGGGATTTAATACTGCTCACTTAAAACTCAAATCTGATAACTGGTAACTGGTAACTGATAACTGATAACTGATAACTCCTTAGATTTCGGGGGCTTTTAGGGAATAAAGGGAGAAACTGGGGGTTTTTGCCTTTGCCTGTTGCACTAAACTGGGGACAGAATTACGCACTAGGGCGGTTAATTTATTGGTAGTAGCATCGTAAATCGTCGTCGCCACTTTGGGATAGAGTCCAATGCCGATAATTGGCACTAATAGAGAAGCGATGATAAAGACTTCCCGGGGTTCCGCATCCACTAGGGCATGGTGTTCTTCTAATTCCTTATTTTCCGGCCCGTAGAGAATTTCTCGCAACATGGACAAGAGATAAATCGGGGTGAGAATGACACCGATAGCCGCTAAAAAGACGATGATGACGCGGAAAGTGGGACTATAGGCATCACTGGTGGCAAAACCGATAAATACCATTAATTCCGCCACAAAACCGCTCATCCCGGGCAAAGCCAGGGAAGCGAGGGAACAGGTAGTCCACATGGCAAAAACTTTCTTCATTTTCTTGCCGACACCGCCCATCTCGTCTAACATCAGGGTATGGGTGCGATCGTAGGTACAACCGACCATAAAGAATAAACTCGCCCCAATCAGTCCGTGGGAAATCATCTGTAACATCGCCCCACTTGTGCCAATATCGGTAAAGGAAGCCATACCAATCAAGACAAATCCCATGTGAGAGATGGAAGAATAGGCAATTTTGCGCTTAAGATTGCGTTGGGCAAAGGAGGTTAAGGCGGCGTAGATAATATTAACTACCCCTAAAATCACCAAAACGGGGGCGAAAACGGCGTGAGCATCGGGTAACATCCCCATATTCATCCGTAAGAGCGCATAACCACCCATTTTAAGCAAAATTCCCGCTAGTAACATATGGGCGGGGGCAGTGGCTTCGCCGTGGGCATCTGGTAGCCAAGTATGGAGGGGGAAAATCGGCAGTTTTACCCCGTAGGCAATCAGAAAACCAGCGTAGAGGAATAATTGCAGTTTCAGGGGGAAATCCTTGCCAGCAATAGTCACCATGTCAAAGGAGACGGTATCGCCATAAAAAGCCATCGTCAGCGCCGCTACAAGGATAAATAGAGAGCCTCCGGCGGTGTAAAGGATAAATTTGGTGGCCGCGTAGAGACGGCGTTTACCGCCCCAAATGGAGAGGATCAGATAGACGGGGACTAATTCTAATTCCCAGACGAGGAAGAACAGTAACAGATCCTGTACGGCAAACACCGCAATCTGTCCCCCGTACATCAACAGCATTAGGAAGTAGAATAGTTTCGGTTTAAAAGTCACCGGCCAAGCCGCTAAGATAGCCAGAGTGGTGATAAATCCCGTTAAGATAATCAGAGGCATGGAGAGGCCATCGGCTCCTAAGGACCATCTTAGGTCAATTTCGGGCAACCATTGGTAACTTTCCACTAATTGCAGATTGGGATTAGCGAAATCGTAACTGCTATAGAAAGCGTAGATAATTAGGGCAAAGTCGATTAATCCCACCGTCAGAGCAAACCATCTCACGGTTTTACCGTCTTTATCGGGAATTATGGGAACCAATAAAGCGGCGACGATGGGAAAAAGGATGATGGCAGTTAACCAAGGAAAGTTCGTTAGATTCATCGGCTGTTTTAATATTTATTTAATCGTCAGAATCGAGAAATTAAGCTAAGGCTTTTTGACGGTTTTACCTAGCAAAACCACCTTTTTTCTCTTGTTCTCGCGGTTACAGTTAACTGTACCTAAATCAATCTAGCAATTATTTTCCTGTCCTTGTCTGTTAATATTGTTAAGTTTCAAGAGACTGCTGGCCTAATTAGGGTTTGAGAGTTCAAAAATGGGAAAAATACCGATGAGGTTGCAGAAAATCTCTAAATTAAGTGGGTAGGTGTTAAAAATTGTCGGCTCCCCCGCATACTAATGGTAGGGTTGATTCATGAATCAACCCTACGATGAATCAACCCTACGATGAATCAACCCTACGATGAATCAACCCTACGATGAATCAACCCTACGATGAATCAACCCTACGATGAATCAACCCTAGGAGCAAGGGGGGAGGGGATAGTTCAGTTTAATCGGGTAAATCGAAGAGAACACCTGTCATATAACGCTCTGCCCATTCCCAACCAAAGGCTTTTTCTAGTACACGCCGAGTTTTATCGTTTTTTTGCTGTTGACTACAATAATCCCGTTGTCCCTGTAAATAAATGCGCGCTTCTTCCCCAGAAAGAGGCTGACTTTCCCTAGCACATTTGCAGTGAATTGTCAAGAAATCTGTAACTCTTTGTAAAAATTGTCGTTCCTCGGCGGCGGTTTCGGGACGAATAAACAGACAATATTGGGAGAAAATATGACCCCAAGGCGGTAAATCACGAGCTTGGGCGAAATCAGCCCCAGGTAGAGCCGCTAAAGCTTGATTATAGGCACTAGGGAGAGTTTTATCGCCACTGGTGGGAGAAAGATCCACAATAGCGGCACTGATTCCCGCTTTGCCGGAGACTATATCACATCCGAACATCGGCAGCGGATATTCTGGACGGGGGAACATGACACAGTGGAGAATATCCAAACCATTGCCCAGTTTAGCCAATTCTAGGTGCATTTTGCGGAACTGGGGAGTTTGATAGCAGCGATTCTCGATAATTAATTTTTCCCCTTCTAAACGTCCCTCCACATAGCCTAAACCTTCCGGCAACTCAAAGGGCGACAAATCAAGATAATTTTCCCAGTGGGACAGAATTGCCGTGGCTAATTGTCCAATCAGGGGATGAAGTAACGGTAAAATTTCAGGCGTGGTAACGGCTATCATGGGTCAGTAATCAGTAATCAGTTATCAGTAATCAGTAATCAGTTATCAGTAATCGGCTTTTTTCTCCTTATCTCCCCTGCTCACCTCTCCCTTCTCCCCTCTCCTGTCTCCTGTCTCCTGACATCTAAAATCCACTTTACCTCATGGAGCGATCGAGATTAGAACTGGGAAACATAAAATTAACTTTTTGATCCTTCTCCCAATTTACCCTATGGTTAGCAGTGCCACTCGTCCAAGACCTTCCTTAAAAACCCTCTGGCAAAAGATAGAATCTTCTCCCTTGCCGGAAACCGAGGAATCGATTATTTTAAGAATTCTGGTGCAAGCTTTAGTAATCGTCGGTATTATCGCCACCGATGTGGCTACTGATAGTTATACCAGTATTTGGGCCGTTCCTCTCAGTATTATCGGCGGAATCTGGAGTTGGCGACGCAGGAAAAAGCGCAATATCGGGGCAAAATTTTGTATAGCGATCGGAATGTTGGTAGTGTTGGCGCTATTCTTGGGTGATATAGTTGCGATGCAGGATAGTCGCATTGCCCTAACACAATTATTAATTCAACTGCAAATTCTCCATAGTTTTGACCTGCCCCGACGCAAAGATTTAGGTTATTCTATGGTAATCGGTTTAATTCTCTTGGGAGTCGCCGGGACAATCTCCCAAACCCTCGCTTTTGCGCCTTGGTTAATCCTCTTTCTGCTTTTATCCCTACCTACCCTAGTTTTAGACTACCGTTCTCGTTTAGGTTTAGATAATCTCAATCAGAGTCTCCCTTTCTTCTCAAGGAAATCCCCGCGTCTAGCCACAAAAAAATTAGTTTCCCCGCCAAATTCCCCCCTTTCTCCCAAACGTTTTGGGATTTTCTTTCTGACAATTCTCCTCTTGGGATTGACAATTTTTGCCCTGATGCCGCGTTTTCCGGGTTATCAAATTCAATCTTTTCCCGTCAATAGTCCAGGAGGTATGGAAAATCAGGATTTTGAACAGGGAGACAGACAAATCGTTAACCCCGGCTATGTGCGCGAGGGTGAAACGGGGAATGGTGGCGTAAATGGCGGTAATAGTCCCACTACAGGGTCAGGACAGTTAGATTCCACCTTTTATTACGGTTTTAACCCCCAAATCAACCAAAATTTGCGGGGAAGTATGACTCCCCAGACAGTCATGCGGGTACGTTCCCAAGCCCCCGGATTCTGGCGGGCTATGGCCTTTGATCGCTATACTGGTCAAGGGTGGCAAATCTCGCGAGATCAAGAAGTGGAGGATTTAAATCGCAGTAGTTGGTCCTATCGCTTTTTTGTGCCGCTACCTGCAACCCAAGCCAAAACCCATCAGGTAGTCCAAACTTACAGCATTGTCTCCAGTTTACCGAATATTATCCCCGCTCTTACTTCGCCTCAGTTTCTCTTTTTTCCTACCCGACAGGTATCTTTAGACCGAGAAAATAGCTTAAGGTCGCCGGGGGGGTTAGCGGAAGGGCTAACTTATACTGTAATCTCACAAGTGCCGGAACGCAATCGCAGCCAACTGCGATCGGCACCAGAAACCTACCCTAAGTCTATTCTCAAGCATTATTTACAAATTCCTGCCGAAATTGCCCCGAAAGTCCGCCGAAAAACCGAGGAATTGCTGGCAAAATCTCCCACACCGTTAACCTCTCCCTACGAGAAGGCCCTATATTTAGCCCAAGCATTGAAGCAAAACTACGAATTAAAAGCCGATTTGCCCTTTTTAGCCGAAAATGAGGATTTAGTCTCGGCCTTTTTGTTTCGTTTTCAGGGGGGTTACGCCGATCATTTTTCCACCGTGTTAACGATTATGTTACGCTCGATCGGTATTCCTGCCCGATTAGCCACCGGTTTTGCTCCTGGCCAGTTTAATCCTTTCACTGGCTTTTATGTTGTCCAAAATACGGACGCTTACGCCATCACAGAGGTGTTTTTCCCCGGTTACGGTTGGTACAATTTCGATCCTATCCCGGGCCACGAATTAATTCCCCCATCCTTTGAGCAAGCGGAACCTTTTAGCGTCCTCAAGCAATTTTGGCAATGGGTAGCCGGATGGTTGCCCTCCCCAGTAACGGGTTTTCTCGGTCTGATTTGGGAAAATGTTATCGTTACTATCGGTCAGTTATTGGCCTGGTTATGGCGCTTTATTTCCGGCAGTCTTTTAGGGGGAATTCTCGGCGGTTTAGTCGGGGTCGTCTTCGCTTACGCTGGTTGGTTAGGATGGGGACAGTTCCATCGTTGGCGTCGGGGTCGCCGGTTAGCAAAACTACCACCAATCGAGCGTTTATACCAGCAAATGTTAGGAATCTTAACAGAAGCCGGTTATGGCAAACATCCCGCTCAAACCCCTTTAGAATACGCCGCCGCCGCCCGCCGCGTCCAACCGCCGCCAGTGGCGAATATTATCGAGGAGATTGCTCGCGCCTACGTTGATTGGCGTTATGGCGGGAAATCGGCTAATATTGAGAGATTACGCCAACGTTTTCGAGAGTTGCCCAAGCTAGTGAAAAAGTGAGCTTGAGCCTATAGTTAGGGTTTGCGGCAAAAAGTTTTTCAGCAAATCCTAAATAATCAATAACTGGATTTAGTATTACGGGTTAAGAAACCGAGAAAACGGGTTTCTTTAGGAAACCCGTTTTCTGGACCTCGGTGCTTAACCTAACGGTGCTGGGGATATTTATAATAAGGTAATAAACTGATCCACGCTCAACTCGGCGTCTCTAATAATTGAACGCAAAGTTCCCTTTGCCAGTTTGGGGTGATCTGGGACAACAACCTGAGAAAATGGGTTATCTCGACGAAGAATAACGTGACTGCTTTCTCGTCGTTTTTGGTAAAAGCCGACTTTCTCCAGCACCTTAATACAGTCCTTGCCTGAAACACTCGGTAGCTTACTCACACAACCGCCAGAAATGTTTCCAATGTATCCTCTGGAATCGGCAGTCCGTCTTCCGCTAAAGCCGCAATATAACCGGCAATCGCCTCTTTTATATTAATCAAGGCTTCTTCTTTCGTTTTTCCCTGACTAACACAGCCTTTGAGACTTGGACACTCCACAATCCAATAGCCGTCTTCGTCTCGATATACAATGACTTGCCTCATTTTTCCACTCGCTTTTTAAGAAGTGTTAATAATTACCCCTAATCATAGCAAACAACTCAGCCAAATTTATTTACCGTTCCTGCATTAGCCTTCCCCCCAACGTCATCTCTAGATTTAGTCAAGGCGCTGAAGAATACTTACACTAGCGGCGTTGGTTTTTCGCAACCAAAGTAAATTACATATCTTAAATTGAGAGTAACTAAACTTGACAATCAGTTTAACAATGCGCTAGAGTAAATGAAACTTCTAGACTGTAACGCTGGCGGAAGGGAGGCTATTAATTTCGACTGATTTTTTTTACTAATAACTAAACTAAGAAAATATAATTATGACAAAATATCAAACAGAAACCCTAATCAAAGTTCCTTTAGATGTTGCTGAAACTTATTGGAATGCAACGGAAGAAGAGCGTCAAAAAATAGCAGAAAAAATCGCTTTTTATGTTCAATTTTCAAATTTATCTAGAAAAGAATCTCTGGAGAAATTATATAAAACGATGGATACTATTGGACAAAAAGCACAAGAGAGAGGATTAACCACTGAAATTTTAGAATCTCTCTTAAATGAAGATAACTAAACGCTTTGTTCTCGATACCAATGTTATTATCAGTTAATATCGAGAGATTAAGCCAACGTTTTCGAGAGTTGCTCAAGCTAGTGAAAAAATGAGCTTGAGAGCAGTTATCTTAATGGTGAGGTAGGAAGTTTTCGTTTTGGGGAGTCGGTCGCCGGTCGTCCATAGCAAATTAGGTTACACTTCATCTTGATGAGAAAGGCTATAAATAACACTATGTTAAGAAATGTAACGAAGGACAAAACCCTTACTGTTGCCTTGTCTGCACAGTTAACTTTATTTTTGTCCGACTACCGATAATTCTCAGCCAGCAATTTATAAGCAGATCAATGTCATCTTGTCAAGTATTTGAACAATCAATTCAGATTAAAGCTAGTGCCACGACGGTGGAGCGTTGTATCACGGATTTAGAGTTAATGCGTCGTTGGTTGAATCCGGTGTTAGTTTGTGAACCTATCGGCGATTGGAAGACCGATATCGGTGGGAGAAGTCGTTTTTTGATTCAAATCCCCCTAATTCAGCCAACGCTGAAAAGTACGGTGATTGAGAGGGAACCGGGGTTAATTGTCTGGCAATTTGAAGGCTTTTTTCGCGGTTGCGATCGCTGGGAATGTCAACCCAATGATGGCGGCACTTGTTTAATCAATCGTTTTGAGTTTGCGATTCCTAATCCGGTTGTGGGGTGGGGATTCCAGCAATTCGCCGCCAAATGGACTAAAAAGGATATGGAAGCGCAATTAAGACGCTTAAAACGAGTAGCCGAGGAAATTTATCTACTTTCAGCAACAAGTTAAGCTGATGGGGTGGTAAGCGGGGGGTTTTGGGGATGGGAGAATACCCTCACCCCCAACAGCTAACCCCTGATCCCTAATCGATCGAGATCGACTGGGGACTGTTGCCGTTATCCTGATTATTGTCGTTAAAACTGACTAATCCCTGCTCTTCTAACCATTTTTTGAGGGGATCGTCCGAAAGTTTCAAGCGCAGTAATCCAGAGGCAAAACCACCGAAAAAAGCGATCGGTTGTTGAATCAGTTCTTTAACAACGGGTTGTAATTCATCGAGAAACATCTTATTCTATCTCCTGATATTGTCACACCTATCAATGTTAAGTTAATTGAAGTGATTCTGTAAGACTAGCATGACTGAAACTCCCAACACGGTGAAAAAATCTTTCCGGCTAACCCCGTTTATTTTCCTAGGAATACTGCTCATTTGGCTAGGAATTAGGTTAATCGCTCCCGATAGCGTCAGTTTATTCGCCGGTACTCGTCCCGATTATTTGGGAGTCAGGGAAGGTAAACTGGCTCCTTGTCCGGTCACTCCTAATTGTGTTAGTAGTCAGAGTCAGGATCAGGCTCATGCGATCGAACCCCTTAGTTATCAGGGTAGCGGTGAAAAAGCGATCGAGCAATTAGCTAAAATTATCGCCTCCCAACCGAGAACTAAAATTATTAACCAAGATAGTAACTATCTCTACGCCGAATTTAGCAGTCAATGGATGGGATTTGTCGATGATGTGGAATTTTCTCTTAATCCTAGCAAAAATGCGATCGATGTTCGCTCGGCCTCCCGGTTAGGAGAATCGGATTTAAATGTCAATCGAGAACGAGTGGAAACCCTGAGAAAACTCTTTTCAGTGATCAGTAATCAGTAAACGGTGAACTGAATCAGAGAATACGATAAGAAAAATTATGTTTCGTCCCCAACCGATACCAGCAAAAGCAGGACAGGAATCCGTCTGGGATTATCCGCGTCCCCCGCGCCTAGAATTATCGCCTAAACACCTAAAAATCATCTTTAATGGGGTGATAATTGCCGATACTAAAAGCAGTTATCGAGTTCTAGAAACCAGTCATCCCCCAGTTTATTATCTACCGCCCCAAGATATTAAAATGGAATACCTGCAAGCCACAGCAGAAAAGTCTTTTTGTGAGTGGAAAGGTCTAGCGGGATATTACAATATCACTGTTGGCGACCAACAGGCAATTAACGCCGCTTGGTATTATCCGGACCCGACACCAGAGTTTCAGGCAATTAAGAATTATCTGGCTTTTTATCCTGCCAAAATGACCGCTTGTTATGCCGACGGTGAATTAGTACAACCGCAACCGGGCAACTTTTACGGGGGATGGATAACCTCCGATGTGGTTGGTCCATTTAAAGGCGTTCCCAATAGTTGGGGCTGGTAATCCCGTTAAGTAAGTAGGGTTTGCTGAAAAAGTTTATTGGTGGAGTCAGGAGTCAGGAGCCGGTCGTCAGGAGATTATTTTTATTTATTCTTCCCACACCCTACACCCCACACCCGTTACAGTAGAGCAGGAAGTCGCCTTCCCACCCCCTGCTTCAAAACCGGACTTACGACTTTCGCCGTATCCGGCTCCTGAGTAACTAGGCTACTGTCATTAGTAGAATAATAATGGGAATTATTATTTCCTTGTCTATTCAACCCTCTTGGCTGTATCCCCACCAGACAAGATTGTTGGTTTTAGGGCGTATATGACCGTTGATTGTTGCTTAGACTTCCTAGTTACCCGTCCTTTGTCAGCATATCTTTGATATTACTCAAAGCCTTGGCTTTTAAGGACATCCTCTCCCTCTATTGACTTGCGGATGGTTTCCTACTGCCCCGAACGGGCAGAGTCAATCAGGGTTACTTCGTTCCCTATAACCATTGGTTGAACCCTTAGGATGATACTGTCCACAACAGAGTAACGGGAATGCCTTACTGATAGTGGTATGAGCTATCAGCCCCAACTCTGTTAACTTTTGTTTCGAGCCTGTCAGCCTTTTGGCTCGTGGGTGTTGACGATGGTTAATTCGTATCTTCGCCCCAGGGCTATCCATAGGTTCTGGCTCAACGGGTTTCTGATTTAGGCTATCAGATACCGCTTTTTTTTTCCTCGCTCACTACCTCAGATGTACCAAGTCTAAAGCAGCAGGAAATGCCGTCACTCTAGGCATCTAGAGGACAGGACTAAGGTTATTACTAACCCGCACCTGTAGGGTTATAAAGTTATCAAGGTACTACATTTACCAAGCGGCTAATCCTCTAAACGTCTTACTGTCTAGTTTCTAGCCAACGAATCGCACCACACCCCACACCCTACACCCTACACCCTACACCCTACACCCCACACCCCACACCCCCTTAACTCCTAGTTTCTACTTTTTACGAGAAATTATGACTATATCCCAACCCGATCTAGAACCCACTTGGATGACGATTATTCGCCTCTTGCGCTGGGATAAACCCGCAGGTAGGTTAATTTTGATGATTCCCGCTTTATGGGCGGTATTTTTGGCGGCAGACGGTGTGCCACCGCTACCCTTGATCGGGGTGATCGTTTTGGGAACTTTGGCCACTAGCGCCGCCGGCTGTGTGGTTAACGATCTTTGGGATCGGGATATCGATCCACAAGTCGATCGCACTCGTAACCGTCCTTTAGCGGCCAGAGCTTTATCGATCAAGGTTGGTTTGATTATCGCTCTGATTGCTTTCTTTTGCGCCGCAATTTTAGCTTTATATCTGAATTTCCTGAGTTTTTGCCTATGTTTAGCCGCCGTTCCCCTGATTATCTGCTATCCTCTCGCCAAGCGTTTTTTTCCTGTACCCCAATTGGTTCTTTCTCTCGCTTGGGGTTTTGCGGTTTTAATCTGTTGGAGTGCCGTCACCGGGTCGTTAAATAGTAATACATTTATATTATGGGGAGCGGTGATTTTTTGGACATTGGCATTTGATACAATTTATGCTCTGTCCGATCGAGAGGATGATCTCAAGGTTGGTATTAACTCTAGTGCCATATTTTTCGGCAAATACGCCCCGGAAGCCGTGGGGGTCTTTTTTGCCCTAACAGTGGGTTTATTGGCTTGGGAGGGGCAAAAAATGCAGTTATCAGCCTTTTTTTGGCTAGGGTTGGGTCTATCGGTGATCGCTTGGTGGCGTCAATACCGGCTGTTACGTCAATCGGATTTACCCAAACCAGTTTATGGTCAAATGTTCGGTCAAAATGTTTGGGTCGGTTTTATTTTATTAGCGGCTATGATTGGGGGAAGTTTGTATTAAAACTCCCCCAAGAATGTCCCTAGAGTCAGTTTGTCTATTCTGACTCTAATAATCCCATTACCTTAGCTGATGCGGGTTCACCAGTCATGAAAGCTACCCGTCTTTGAAAATTTTTTTCCACAGCAATGCAGGTATTTAAGGGATTTAAAATACCCTTTCTGATTTCCCTTTCCCAAGAATAATTTCTTTCTCGGTGTTTAAATCTTGATAATTGCTGGGTGAAAACAGTAACCACTTGATAAATGATTTTTAAATCGTAAAGAGAGTCAATTTGAGAAATTTTAACCGCTAAAGCCCGAAATTGACGGGATATTTCTTGAGCTTGCTCTTGACTACAGCCATGGTCACGATGATAATAATTAACTACTTCTGCCATGTACTGAGCGTGTTTAGCGGCATTTTGAATGCTATGTTGAGCATTTTCCACGGGAGCAAGAAATCGATCTAATAATAGCTGTTGGGCGTAGGCATCGCGAAGGGACGAATTAGAGATTACTTGTAATTCGGCCATTCTTTCTTCATGTTTACGGCGATTTTCGGCATAAATCTCCGTCAGAATAGTATCTAACAGCTTGGGAATCGGATAAAAGACATCAATCATAGGAAAATTTAGCTTAGTTTGTCTAGAGATAAGAAACTCTATTGATAGAATTACCCAAAATTGTAGCAGTTATCTGAATAGTCAGGTACGATAAAATCAAGTTAGTAAATTACCGCCCCTTAACTAATGTCCAACTCGAAATCTAGTAGCGTTTGGGACCACAAACCCCGTTGGTGTCAACCTTGGTCGATTCTGTTGACAGGAATTACCCTGATTGCTGGCTGTTGGTTTTTAACCCAGCGTATCTGGTTAACTCTACTCCTATCTATTCCCATACTCCTGTGGTGGTTTGTCTTCCTAATTCTTTATCCAAGGACGCTGCAGCAACAGTTAAACACAGAAAGAATCGGGGAAAGCATTGATTAAAACAGGAAAGACAGGACAGGGATTTTTATCCTGTAATTGACTACTTTCATCTCCGCGAAAAGTGTTCCAACGGAAAGGAGCTTTTTTTTCACTCGACATCCATAAAAGTCTTTTTGCTCGCGTCATCGCTACATACAAAAGTCGGTATTCTTCAGCTTTTTTAAGTTGTCCAGCTTCTAACCAAGCGCTTAAAGGTGGGGGAATAATTGGTATGCTGTCGGGGTTTAAATAGCGTTGATGAACCGCTGCTCGAATTTGCGCCCGGGCCACTTCTGCGAGGGTAAAATCTGCCAAAAATTTCGCCCCATTGGGAACCCAAGGTTTGCCCGGGATAATATCTTCGTGAAGAAAGGGAATAAAAACATAATCCCAGTCTAAACCCTTGGCTTTGTGCATAGTAATAATCGTCAGTTGTCCGGGACGAGTATAACAATCGTCGTTATCTTCTTCCACTCCTTCAAAGCGCTCAGAGGCGATAATTTCATTAAGGGTATTAATTGTATTTTTGAGAGAACTATTACCAGCAGTTTCCTGATAAATACGGGCGGTTAATTTTTGCAAAGTTGCTAATTCTGACCCCGAATATTGGAGAGTCATAGCGAAAAAAGACAGGAGTTGATAATGGGGTAATTCTAATCTAGCTTTTAGTAAACTGCAGCAATAACGACGGGCGATTTTTTCGTTAGATTTCAGTTCAGGATCGAGGGGAGTGGGATAAAGAAATTGTTCGGGATAGGTAACTAAAGGATTTAAATCTTGGGCAGTAATTAAACCCCTCAATTGTAGCACTTCTAAGGCCGCTTTGAGATAATCGGGAGAGTGGGGACGTTCGACAAAAGCTAATAGTTTCAGCATTTCGGCGGGAATTTGGGAAAAGCGATCGATCTCGTTAGCTTCAAAAATTCTGATTTGATAACTTTTATAAAAATGGGCAAATTTTTGAGCAAAAAAGTGTCCCTGTCGATTTTCTCTAACGAGGATAGCCGCATTATGTTGAGGGTTTTCTTGGAGTAATTTAACT is a genomic window containing:
- a CDS encoding DUF4164 family protein produces the protein MSNETVTYSLEAVLTRIEGKIDSLQKDVNQKFDKIDERLTKVEIGQSELKGEIKALGFKVEGIDKRLEKVENEQSVLVKSVSDLQGFRGLILPLIVGGISAGIGAIITVSIRFSLLGGNP
- the ndhD1 gene encoding photosynthetic/respiratory NAD(P)H-quinone oxidoreductase subunit D1; translated protein: MNLTNFPWLTAIILFPIVAALLVPIIPDKDGKTVRWFALTVGLIDFALIIYAFYSSYDFANPNLQLVESYQWLPEIDLRWSLGADGLSMPLIILTGFITTLAILAAWPVTFKPKLFYFLMLLMYGGQIAVFAVQDLLLFFLVWELELVPVYLILSIWGGKRRLYAATKFILYTAGGSLFILVAALTMAFYGDTVSFDMVTIAGKDFPLKLQLFLYAGFLIAYGVKLPIFPLHTWLPDAHGEATAPAHMLLAGILLKMGGYALLRMNMGMLPDAHAVFAPVLVILGVVNIIYAALTSFAQRNLKRKIAYSSISHMGFVLIGMASFTDIGTSGAMLQMISHGLIGASLFFMVGCTYDRTHTLMLDEMGGVGKKMKKVFAMWTTCSLASLALPGMSGFVAELMVFIGFATSDAYSPTFRVIIVFLAAIGVILTPIYLLSMLREILYGPENKELEEHHALVDAEPREVFIIASLLVPIIGIGLYPKVATTIYDATTNKLTALVRNSVPSLVQQAKAKTPSFSLYSLKAPEI
- a CDS encoding phycocyanobilin:ferredoxin oxidoreductase gives rise to the protein MIAVTTPEILPLLHPLIGQLATAILSHWENYLDLSPFELPEGLGYVEGRLEGEKLIIENRCYQTPQFRKMHLELAKLGNGLDILHCVMFPRPEYPLPMFGCDIVSGKAGISAAIVDLSPTSGDKTLPSAYNQALAALPGADFAQARDLPPWGHIFSQYCLFIRPETAAEERQFLQRVTDFLTIHCKCARESQPLSGEEARIYLQGQRDYCSQQQKNDKTRRVLEKAFGWEWAERYMTGVLFDLPD
- a CDS encoding transglutaminase TgpA family protein, translating into MVSSATRPRPSLKTLWQKIESSPLPETEESIILRILVQALVIVGIIATDVATDSYTSIWAVPLSIIGGIWSWRRRKKRNIGAKFCIAIGMLVVLALFLGDIVAMQDSRIALTQLLIQLQILHSFDLPRRKDLGYSMVIGLILLGVAGTISQTLAFAPWLILFLLLSLPTLVLDYRSRLGLDNLNQSLPFFSRKSPRLATKKLVSPPNSPLSPKRFGIFFLTILLLGLTIFALMPRFPGYQIQSFPVNSPGGMENQDFEQGDRQIVNPGYVREGETGNGGVNGGNSPTTGSGQLDSTFYYGFNPQINQNLRGSMTPQTVMRVRSQAPGFWRAMAFDRYTGQGWQISRDQEVEDLNRSSWSYRFFVPLPATQAKTHQVVQTYSIVSSLPNIIPALTSPQFLFFPTRQVSLDRENSLRSPGGLAEGLTYTVISQVPERNRSQLRSAPETYPKSILKHYLQIPAEIAPKVRRKTEELLAKSPTPLTSPYEKALYLAQALKQNYELKADLPFLAENEDLVSAFLFRFQGGYADHFSTVLTIMLRSIGIPARLATGFAPGQFNPFTGFYVVQNTDAYAITEVFFPGYGWYNFDPIPGHELIPPSFEQAEPFSVLKQFWQWVAGWLPSPVTGFLGLIWENVIVTIGQLLAWLWRFISGSLLGGILGGLVGVVFAYAGWLGWGQFHRWRRGRRLAKLPPIERLYQQMLGILTEAGYGKHPAQTPLEYAAAARRVQPPPVANIIEEIARAYVDWRYGGKSANIERLRQRFRELPKLVKK
- a CDS encoding type II toxin-antitoxin system HicA family toxin produces the protein MSKLPSVSGKDCIKVLEKVGFYQKRRESSHVILRRDNPFSQVVVPDHPKLAKGTLRSIIRDAELSVDQFITLL
- a CDS encoding type II toxin-antitoxin system HicB family antitoxin codes for the protein MRQVIVYRDEDGYWIVECPSLKGCVSQGKTKEEALINIKEAIAGYIAALAEDGLPIPEDTLETFLAVV
- a CDS encoding SRPBCC family protein, which translates into the protein MSSCQVFEQSIQIKASATTVERCITDLELMRRWLNPVLVCEPIGDWKTDIGGRSRFLIQIPLIQPTLKSTVIEREPGLIVWQFEGFFRGCDRWECQPNDGGTCLINRFEFAIPNPVVGWGFQQFAAKWTKKDMEAQLRRLKRVAEEIYLLSATS
- a CDS encoding DUF1499 domain-containing protein, which gives rise to MTETPNTVKKSFRLTPFIFLGILLIWLGIRLIAPDSVSLFAGTRPDYLGVREGKLAPCPVTPNCVSSQSQDQAHAIEPLSYQGSGEKAIEQLAKIIASQPRTKIINQDSNYLYAEFSSQWMGFVDDVEFSLNPSKNAIDVRSASRLGESDLNVNRERVETLRKLFSVISNQ
- a CDS encoding DUF427 domain-containing protein, with protein sequence MFRPQPIPAKAGQESVWDYPRPPRLELSPKHLKIIFNGVIIADTKSSYRVLETSHPPVYYLPPQDIKMEYLQATAEKSFCEWKGLAGYYNITVGDQQAINAAWYYPDPTPEFQAIKNYLAFYPAKMTACYADGELVQPQPGNFYGGWITSDVVGPFKGVPNSWGW